One region of Ictalurus punctatus breed USDA103 chromosome 6, Coco_2.0, whole genome shotgun sequence genomic DNA includes:
- the pde1a gene encoding dual specificity calcium/calmodulin-dependent 3',5'-cyclic nucleotide phosphodiesterase 1A isoform X2 codes for MDQYVTIKRQLLHRPIFRLRCLVKQLDKGEVNVVDLRKNIEYAASVLEAVYIDETRRLLDTEDELSDIQADSVPMEVRDWLASTFTRKMGVVRRRPEEKPRFRSIVHAVQAGIFVERMYRRTSNMAGLTYPPAVILALKDVDKWSFDVFTLHEASSEHALKFLVYELLTRYDLINRFRIPVSSLVAFVEALEVGYSKHKNPYHNLTHAADVTQTAHYLMLHTGIMHWLTELEILAMVFAAAIHDFEHTGTTNNFHIQTRSEVAILYNDRSVLENHHVSAAYRLMQDDEMNILINLSKDDWRELRTLVIEMVMSTDMSCHFQQIKTMRNSLQQPEGIDKPKALSLMLHAADISHPAKGWNLHYRWTQALMEEFFLQGDKEAELGLPFSPLCDRKATMIAQSQIGFIDFIVEPTISVLVDTTEKIITPLIEEALKSGGVRRKSLTARGSAAVVESVQRHSERDSVPTDYSLAGIDLKRVQHTLSEIIQRNKERWKELSVQELASKEREQRSEREDLTRKTDVSVIHSSLDSESKSLSEVNNTDSLHSSQDSLEQSTASHSADPTDASPDATPDASPDVDRPLPWNGKSA; via the exons acgCCTGCTGGATACAGAGGATGAGCTCAGCGATATCCAGGCGGACTCCGTGCCCATGGAGGTGCGCGATTGGCTGGCGTCCACCTTCACCCGGAAGATGGGCGTCGTGCGACGGCGGCCCGAGGAGAAGCCACGGTTTCGCAGCATCGTCCATGCCGTACAGGCCGGAATCTTTGTGGAGAG GATGTACAGGAGGACGTCGAACATGGCCGGGCTGACGTAtcctccagctgtgatccttgctCTTAAG GACGTTGATAAATGGTCATTTGATGTCTTCACGCTGCACGAGGCGAGCAGCGAACACGCGCTGAAGTTCCTGGTGTATGAGCTGCTCACCAGATACGACCTGATCAACCGCTTCAGG ATACCCGTGTCTTCTCTGGTGGCATTTGTGGAGGCTTTGGAGGTTGGCTACAGCAAGCACAAAAATCCGTACCACAACCTGACCCACGCTGCTGATGTCACCCAGACCGCACACTATCTGATGCTCCACACTGGCATTATG CACTGGCTCACCGAACTGGAAATATTGGCCATGGTGTTTGCTGCTGCTATTCACGACTTCGAACACACTGGGACGACTAATAACTTCCACATCCAGACCAG atcagAGGTGGCCATCCTGTATAACGACCGCTCAGTTCTAGAGAACCATCATGTGAGCGCCGCCTACAGACTCATGCAGGACGACGAGATGAATATCCTCATCAACCTGTCGAAAGACGATTGGAG AGAGTTGCGCACGCTGGTGATCGAGATGGTCATGAGTACGGATATGTCCTGCCATTTTCAGCAGATTAAAACCATGAGGAACTCACTGCAGCAGCCAGAGGG gaTAGACAAACCCAAAGCTCTATCTCTAATGCTGCACGCGGCGGACATTAGCCACCCGGCTAAAGGCTGGAACCTGCACTACCGCTGGACTCAGGCTCTGATGGAGGAGTTCTTCttacaa GGTGATAAAGAGGCAGAGTTGGGACTGCCATTTTCTCCGCTGTGTGATCGCAAGGCCACAATGATTGCCCAGTCccagatag GCTTCATTGACTTCATTGTGGAGCCCACGATCTCTGTGCTTGTGGACACCACAGAGAAGATCATCACTCCTCTCATAGAGGAAGCGTTAAAGTCAGGCGGCGTCCGCAGGAAGAG TTTAACAGCACGAGGTTCAGCTGCCGTGGTCGAGTCGGTCCAGAGACACAGTGAGCGAGACTCTGTGCCCACCGACTACTCACTTGCCGGCATCGACCTCAAACGTGTCCAACACACTCTCTCCGAGATCATCCAGCGCAACAAGGAGCGCTGGAAGGAGCTGTCTGTACAAG aACTGGCTAGTAAGGAGCGAGAGCAGCGTTCAGAGCGTGAAGATTTGACCCGTAAAACCGACGTGTCTGTGATTCACAGCAGTCTCGATTCTGAGTCGAAGTCCCTCAGTGAAGTGAACAACACTGACTCACTTCACTCGTCCCAGGACTCTTTAGAGCAAAGCACTGCGTCGCACAGTGCTGACCCGACCGATGCCAGTCCCGATGCCACTCCTGATGCCAGCCCTGACGTCGATCGGCCGTTACCGTGGAATGGCAAAAGCGcctga